ATCTTGTCATTGATACATGGGCTAAGGCGACTAGAACTGTAACTGATGCTTTGATGGATGCTTTAGATGTCTTTAATCCGGTGTACATGATGGCAACATCAGGTGCGCGGGGTAATATTCAACAGCTAAGACAATTGGCTGGAATGCGGGGACTTATGGCTGACCCATCAGGACGGACTATCGAGTTGCCTATTAAAGCAAACTTCCGTGAGGGTCTCACAGTTTTAGAGTACTTTATTTCTTCTCACGGTGCTCGTAAAGGTTTGGCTGATACTGCTTTGAGAACAGCTGACTCAGGCTATCTGACTCGCCGCCTTGTTGATGTCTCGCAAGATGTAATCGTACGTGAGGAAGATTGCGGAACTCAAAACGGCATTGTCGTTGAAGACATCAAAGATGGTCCGGAAATCATTGAACCACTCGTTGAACGCTTAGTTGGACGTTTTGTGCTTGAAGAAATCTATCACCCGGAGACCGGCGAAGTCCTTGCTTCACCTGATACTGAAATAACGGAAGAGCAAGCAGCGGAAATCGTTAAACACTATGATTCAGCGGTTATCCGATCTGTCCTGACCTGCAGGTCTCGCTACGGTGTATGTAAGCGCTGCTACGGTCGGAACTTGGCTACAGGACGGCCTGTTGAAATGGGTGAAGCCGTGGGGATTATTGCGGCGCAATCTATCGGTGAACCTGGAACTCAGCTGACCATGCGTACTTTCCATACCGGCGGTGTTGCCGGAGATGACATCACTCAAGGTCTTCCGCGGGTAGAAGAACTCTTTGAGGCACGGAAACCGAAAGGCCAGGCGATTATCGCTGAAGCAGCCGGTAAAGTGGCCATCAGTGAAATTAAAGGACGCAGGGAAGTTGATCTCCTTACTGAAGGGGATGAACACATTGTTTACACCATTCCTTACGGCTCCCGCCTCTGTGTTAGAGATGGACAGATGGTGGAAGCGGGGGATGAATTAACGGAAGGAAGTATTAACCCCCATGACATGCTGAAAGTCAAAGGACAGCGCGGAGTTCAAGTTTACCTAGTGGGAGAGGTTCAACGGGTATACAGACTTCAAGGGGTTGATATTAACGATAAGCATATTGAAGTCATGGTTCGCCAGATGCTGCGCAAAGTGAAAATTGACGATGCGGGAGATACCAGTCTTCTGCCGGGCGGTTTGATCGATGTGTTTGACTTCCAGGATGAAAATGCTCGAGCAATCGCTGAAGGCGGTGAGCCGGCTGTCGCTCACCCGGTTCTTCTGGGGATAACCAAAGCGTCCTTAGCAACAGATTCATTCCTATCAGCTGCTTCTTTCCAAGAAACAACCAGAGTTCTGACAGAAGCGGCAATCAAAGGGAAAGTGGATCCTTTACTGGGACTGAAAGAAAATGTCATCATCGGAAAACTAATCCCTGCAGGAACTGGAATGTTAAGATATCAAAATGTAAAATATTCGGAAGCAAATCAAACCGAATTATTGACACGCTAGAACTCAAATGCTAAACTACAATAGTGTGATTAAGGGGGGAAAGCATTTTGATGCTTGATGAGACCTTTAAACACGCCAAACAAAAAACAGTTGGGTTGAAGCAGACTCAGCGAGCCCTTGAAAAAGGGCGTGTTCGGCGCGTTTTTATAGCAAAAGATGCTGAGATACATGTTCGCCGGCCTGTTGTTGAATGGTGCGAAGATCATGGTATTGAATGCATTGACGTTCCTACTATGAGCGAACTGGGAAAAGCGTGCGGGATAGAAGTTGGCACAGCAGTAGCGGCCATACTTCATGATTGAACCTCAATTTTTATAAAGCGGATTTTGGAATTGCTTGTTAGATGCTGGAGCAAGCAATTCCTTGTATATTGATTTCATCAGAAAGGAGGCGGAGACATGCCGACAATTAACCAACTTATCCGTAAAGGACGGGCTACAGTAGAATATAAATCTACAGCTCCTGCTTTGCAGTGGGGCTATAATTCACTTAAACGTAAGCAATATCCCTCAGGAGGATCTCCACAAAAACGGGGAGTATGTACTAGGGTTTATACTACAACTCCGAAAAAACCGAACTCGGCGCTTCGGAAGGTTGCTCGTGTGCGTTTGACAAATGGGTTTGAGGTGACCACCTACATTCCCGGAATTGGACACAACTTACAGGAACACTCTGTGGTTCTAATTCGGGGCGGTCGTGTTAAGGACATCCCTGGTGTGCGTTATCACGTTATTCGTGGTGCATTAGACACAACAGCTGTTCAAAAACGCGCGCAAGGACGTTCAAAATATGGGGCTAAACGTCCTAAGAAAGCCTAAGCTGGGCTCTCTTGGCTTGTTTAAAATACGACACAAAGGAGGTTTGCTAAATGCCACGTAAAGGATATGTTGCAAAACGCGAAGTACTGCCTGACCCGATTTATAAAAACCAAACTCTGACAAAATTTATTAATCAAATCATGTTGGATGGTAAAAAAGGAACGGCAGAAGCTATTTGCTATAATGCATTTAATATCATTCAGGAAAAGTCTGGTAAGGATCCGCTAGAAGTTTTTAGTGCAGCCTTAAAGAATGTTATGCCTGTATTGGAAGTTAAGGCTCGTCGTGTTGGTGGAGCTAACTATCAAGTTCCTGTCGAAGTACGTGCGGAACGTCGCACAACACTGGCTCTTCGCTGGCTTGTTGCAATGGCTCGCAAACGCGGAGAAAAAACCATGCAGGAAAGAATTGCCGGAGAATTGCTTGATGCCTCTAATAACACCGGAGGTTCTGTCAAGAAGAAAGACGACATGCACAAAATGGCAGAAGCTAATAAGGCTTTTGCGCATTATAAATGGTAATTTGAGACACACTGATTTTGACAGAAAGGGGGATTCTCAATGGCAAGGCAATTTTCACTAGAGAATACACGCAATATTGGAATCATGGCTCACATTGATGCGGGTAAAACGACGACCACGGAACGAATTTTGTTTTATACCGGACGTGTGCATAAAATTGGAGAAGTTCATGACGGTGCTGCGACAATGGACTGGATGGTTCAGGAGCAAGAGCGCGGGATAACCATTACTTCCGCAGCTACAACCTGTCAGTGGAGAGATCATCGCATCAATATTATTGATACACCAGGGCACGTGGACTTTACTGTAGAAGTTGAACGTTCGCTGCGGGTACTTGATGGTGCAGTAGCGGTGTTCTGCTCTGTCGGAGGCGTTGAGCCACAGTCCGAAACTGTCTGGCGTCAAGCGGATAAATACAAAGTTCCGCGGATTGCTTTTATTAACAAAATGGACAGGATGGGAGCAGACTTCTTCCGCGGTGTTTCAATGATCTCCGAGCGCTTAGGTGCTAATCCGGTTCCCATTCAGTTACCTATTGGTGTCGAGGAGAACTTCAAAGGTATTGTTGACTTGGTCACCATGACGTCCATTATCTATACAGATGACTTAGGAACAACTGCTGAACACACAGCGATCCCTGAAGACTTGGCTGATTTAGCTGCGGAGTACCGCGAGAAATTGGTTGAAGCTGTCGCTGAAACCAGCGAAGAGCTGATGATGAAGTATCTCGAAGGGACAGAACTTACTGAGCAAGAAATTCGCGAGGGACTTCGACGGGGAGTTGTCGGCAATAGATTTATTCCTGTTCTTTGCGGTTCCGCATTTAAGAACAAAGGGGTACAGCCGCTTTTGGACTGTGTCGTTGAATATATGCCGTCTCCTTTGGATGTACCGCCCATTAGAGGCGTTCATCCGGATACCGGTGAAGAGGACCATAGAACCGCTTCTGACGAAGAACCGTTTTCAGCGCTGGCCTTTAAGATCATGTCCGACCCCTTTGTGGGTAAACTGGCATTCTTCAGAACCTATTCTGGCGTTTTAAGTTCTGGTTCCTATGTTTATAACTCAACTAAAGGCAAAAGAGAACGGGTTGGACGAATACTTCAAATGCACGCCAATCACCGTGAAGATATTCAAGAGGTTCGTTCGGGAGACATTGCAGCAGCAATTGGTCTGAAGGACACAACAACGGGAGACACTCTTTGCGATGAGAAGTCACCGATCATTCTTGAAAAAATGGTTTTCCCTGAGCCGGTTATTCATGTGGCTATCGAGCCAAAAACAAAAGCTGACCAGGAAAAGATGGGAGGCGCACTTTCGCGTCTTGCTGAAGAAGATCCGACCTTCACTATGCACACTGATCAAGAAACAGGGCAAACAATTATCGGTGGTATGGGTGAGCTCATGCTTGAGATTATGGTTGACCGTTTACAGCGTGAATTTAAAGTGCAATGCGATGTTGGACGACCGCAGGTTGCCTATAAAGAGACCATTCGTCGTTCCGTTAAGGCTGAAGGTAAGTTTGTTCGTCAATCCGGCGGACGCGGACAATACGGACACTGCTGGGTTGAACTTGAACCCCTTGAGCCGGGCAGTGGTTTTGAATTCGTCAATAAAATTGTCGGCGGTGTAATCCCGCGGGAATACATCAATCCGATTGGATCAGGTATCGAAGAAGCCATGCAAAATGGTATTCTGGCTGGCTATCCGGTGCTTGACGTGCGGGCTACCGTTTACGATGGATCATACCATGATGTGGACTCTTCGGAAATGGCCTTTAAGATTGCCGGATCCATGGCCTTCAAGGCAGGTGCGCTTAAAGCGGATCCAGCCATTATTGAGCCGGTTATGAAGGTTGAAGTAACAGTTCCCGAGGAATACATGGGAGATGTTATCGGAGACATCAGTTCACGACGGGGCCGCATAGAAGGAATGGAAGCCCGGGGCAATTCACAGGTTGTGCGTGGATTTGTACCCCTCGCCGAAATGTTTGGATATTCAACCGACTTGCGCTCAGCAACTCAGGGACGTGGTGTTTACGTTATGCAGTTTGATCACTACGAAGAAGTTCCTAAAAACATTGCGGATGGTATTATTGACAAGCGTCAGGGGTCATAAGCGAGGTTCGAGGCACGGGGCATCTGCACATAAGACTCTTGCTTCGTAACCTCCCTGAATTATAAAACTTTTAGAGTATATTAAAGGAGTGAAAAAAATGGGAAAAGCTAAATACGAACGTACAAAACCTCATGTTAACGTAGGAACCATTGGTCACGTTGACCATGGCAAAACTACTACTACAGCGGCAATCACCGTTGTTCTTTCCAAAGTCGGTGGTGCTGTGGCTACAGCATTTGACCAAATTGACAAGGCTCCTGAGGAGCGCGAGCGTGGAATTACCATTTCCACTGCACACGTTGAATACGAAACAGAAAACCGTCACTATGCACACGTTGACTGCCCAGGCCACGCTGACTATGTTAAAAACATGATCACCGGAGCTGCTCAAATGGACGGCGCTATCCTTTGTGTTTCCGCAGCTGACGGCCCGATGCCTCAAACCCGTGAACACATTCTCTTGGCTCGCCAAGTTGGTGTTCCCAGCATTGTTGTTTGGCTTAATAAAGTCGACATGGTTGATGACCCAGAACTTATCGAACTCGTTGAAATGGAACTCCGTGAACTATTAAATGACCAAGAATATGATGGTGACAATGTACCTATCATTCCCGGTTCCGGCTTAAAAGCCCTTCAATGTGGCTGTGGCAGCCGTGATTGTGAGTGGTGCGGTAAGATTTGGAACCTTATGGATGCTGTTGACTCCTATGTTCCAACTCCAGAGCGTGACACCGACAAGCCTTTCTTAATGCCAGTCGAGGATGTTTTCACGATTACTGGTCGTGGTACTGTTGCTACCGGCCGTGTTGAGCGTGGTATGGTTAAAGTCGGCGATGAAGTTGAAATCGTAGGTTTACAAGACGCTGCCCGCAAAACCGTTGTAACCGGTGTAGAAATGTTCCGTAAGCTCCTTGATCAAGCTCAAGCCGGTGACAACATTGGTGCGCTTCTGCGTGGTGTTGAGCGTAAAGACATCGAGCGCGGACAAGTTTTGGCGAAATCCGGATCCATTAAACCATACACGAAGTTTACTGGTGAGGTTTATGTCTTAACAAAAGAAGAGGGTGGACGTCATACTCCTTTCTTCCATAACTACCGTCCTCAGTTCTACTTCCGTACAACCGACGTTACCGGAGTAATCACCCTTCCAGAGGGAACCGAAATGGTTATGCCTGGTGACCGCGTAACAATTGAAGTTGAACTTATCACTCCGATTGCTATGGAAGAAGGACTCCGTTTCGCTATTCGTGAAGGCGGACGTACCGTTGGATCAGGCATCGTTGCAAAAATTGCAAAGTAATATAGTTAATAGTATTTAGATGACGAGAGGAAATGCTTCCTCTCGTCATTAAAGGCCTGGGACAGCAATCGTCTGGCTTCCGGCCTCTGACTTCTGTTTTCTGAATTGACGTAAAAGGTTGCCAGGCAAGTCACTCCGCTTGAACTGGGGAATTTTTACGTTTAGGACCCGTATAACGGGAATTATAAGGGGGTAAGCATTATTATGAGCCAAAAAATCAGAATCCGTCTTAAAGCGTTTGACCACAAAACTCTGGATCAGTCAGCAGAACGTATTGTTGAGACTGCAAAACGGACGGGCGCACAGGTCAGCGGACCAATTCCTTTGCCGACAGAGAAGAGCATCTATACCATCTTGCGTTCTCCCCATGTTAATAAAGATTCTCGGGAGCAGTTTGAGATGCGCACTCATAAACGCCTTATTGACATTTTAGAGCCAACGTCAAAAACAGTGGATGCACTTATGCGTTTGGATTTACCGGCAGGCGTTGATATTGAAATTAAGTTGTAATTGGCTATTTTTTATGTAGCAATTCTTTTGACTTTGTGGTAAAATATCGTTATGTGTTTGTTGCGAGAAACACCCGGTAGCGTGGAGTTGTTGCCGAGTGTTCCCGACAAGATAAAATAATATAACGCTCTCGTGCTCTAGAATATTTCTAGTGCACTTCAAAGCGTTTAGGAGGTGGCATTCGTGTCAAAAGGAATTTTAGGTAAAAAAATTGGTATGACTCAGGTTTTTACAGATGAAGGACGTGTGGTTCCGGTTACTGTCGTCGAAGCTGGTCCTTGCCCGGTGGTTCAAAAGAAGACAGTTGCAACTGATGGCTACAATGCTATTCAGGTGGGCTTCTCAACTCTGCGTGAAGGCTTGAGCAACAAGCCTCAAAAAGGACATTTTCAAAAGGCCTCATTGAAACCGATGCGTTACATTAGAGAGTTCCGAGTAGAAGATGTTGAGAGCTATGAGATTGGTCAGGAAATAAAAGTGGACCTATTCTCGGTTGGCGACAAAGTCGATGTTGTCGGCAAGTCAAAGGGTAAAGGCTTTGAAGGCATGATTAAGCGCAATGGTGCCAGCCGTGGACCTATGGCGCACGGATCTAAATATCACCGCCGTTCAGGTTCCCTTGGCGCGAAAGGCCCGGCACGAGTATTTAAAGGTCGTGTTCTGCCAGGACGTATGGGCGGTAATCGTGTAACAGTACAAAACCTGGAGGTTGTCCGGGTTGATGCAGATAAAAACCTGATCTTGATTAAAGGGGCTGTCCCTGGAGCGAATAAGTCATTGCTCATTCTGAAGCCTTCTGTCAAGGCGAAGTAACACGGAGAAAGGAGGAATAAGCAATGCCGAAAGTTCAAGTATTAAATATGGAAGGCGCAGCTGTTGGGGAAATTGAACTCAATGAAGACGTATTTGGTATTACTCCAAATGTCCATGTTCTGCACTCAGCTGTTGTTTCACAATTAGCGGGAGAAAGACGCGGAACCCAGTCTGCCTTGTTGCGCGGCGAAGTGCGCGGGGGTGGACGTAAACCTTGGCGTCAAAAAGGAACAGGCCGTGCCCGTTCTGGGAGCTCGCGTTCTCCGTTATGGAAGGGCGGCGGAGTGATTTTTGCTCCAAAACCACGTAAATATGGTTTCAAATTGCCTAAAAAAGTTCGTCGTTTGGCTTTATATTCAGCACTCTCTTCAAAAGTGATTGATCAACAGCTGATTGTTCTTGATGCATTGAGTCTCAGTGAGGCAAAAACACGAGAAATGGTGAAAGTTCTCAAGGCTCTTCATGTTGAAAAGAAGGCTATGATCGTAATGGATGAAGTAGACGAGGCAGTGCTTCGTTCTGCACGTAATATTGAGGGCGTTAAAGCGATGGATGTCGCAGGAATGAATGTTTTCGACTTGCTGAATCACGATACCCTGGTGATGACAAAAGCAGCTGTAACTAAAGCAGAGGAGGTGTTAGCGTAATGCGCGACGCACGAGATGTCCTCAAAAGCCCGGTAATATCTGAGAAGTCCGTAGGACTTGTCGAAGAAAATAAGTACACCTTCTGGGTAGACCCTGCTGCGAATAAAATCGAAATCAGGGCTGCGGTAGAAAAAATGTTTAAAGTAACTGTTGTTGACGTCCGTACATTGACTGTTAAAGGAAAGATGAAACGGGTCGGAAGATATCAAGGTAAAACACCTGACCGCAAAAAAGCGATTGCTACGCTTAAAGCTGGAGATAAGATTGATAATTTCGCGGGTCTATAAACAGCTTGAAGCAAAGGAGGATAATGAAGACCTATGGCAATAAAGACGTTTAAACCAACCTCTCCAAGCCGCCGGAACATGACTGTTTCGTCGTTTGAAGAGATTACCAGAACTGAACCCGAACGCAGCCTGGTCAAGAGCCTGACTAAAAAGGCTGGCCGCAACAACGATGGTCGGTTGAGTGTGCGTCACAAAGGCGGCGGACACAAACGCAAATACCGCATCATTGATTTTAAGCGCAATAAAGATGGAGTGCCAGCTCGGGTTGCAAGCATTGAATATGATCCCAACCGTTCTGCAAATATTGCTTTGCTCTATTATAAAGACGGTTATAAATCCTATATATTAGCACCTAATGGTTTACAAGTTGATCAGATGGTTGTATCAGGTCCGGATGTGGATATCAAGGTAGGAAACGCACTTCCTCTTCAAAATATTCCTGTCGGTACACTGCTTCACAACATCGAGATGAAGCCAGGCAAAGGCGGCCAGCTGGTTCGTGCTGCTGGTCAATCAGCTCAGCTTATGGCTAAAGAAGGATCCTACGCAACACTAAGACTTCCATCTGGTGAAATGCGGATGATTCGCATTGAGTGCCGAGCGACTATTGGAGAAGTAGGCAATCTTGATCATGAAAACATTAGCATCGGAAAGGCCGGAAGATCACGTTGGCTGGGCATCCGTCCCACAGTACGCGGTTCAGTTATGAACCCAGTGGATCACCCTCACGGTGGTGGAGAAGGCCGTAACTCTATTGGTCGCAACCCGTGTACTCCATGGGGCAAACCTGCACTTGGAGCAAAAACTCGGAAGAAGAAAAATCCGTCGAATCGCTTTATTGTGAAGCGGCGCAGTAAGTAGTCGAAAGGAGGCCCATAAATGAGCAGATCTCTGAAAAAAGGACCTTTCGTCGAAGCTCGTTTACTCGTACGTGTAGAAGCCATGAATGCATCCGGTGATAAACGTGTTATTAAGACGTGGTCCAGACGCTCAACAATTTTCCCGCAAATGGTTGGACTCACCATTGCGGTTCATGATGGACGAAAACATGTTCCGGTCTATGTAACTGAAGACATGGTCGGGCATAAACTCGGAGAGTTTTCGCCTACCCGCACCTATAAAGGCCATGCTGGCAGTGAAAAATCCAGCGGCTTACGATAATTCGAGAGGAGGTTGAAGCACATGCAAGCAAAAGCAGTGGCAAAATATGTACGTATCTCTCCTCGTAAGGTGCGCCAGGTCGTTAATTTGATCCGCGGCAAAAAGGTCAGTGATGCGTTCGCAATCCTTCAGTTTACCCCCAACGGATCCACTGTCGATGTAACTAAGGTACTGAAGTCTGCAGTCGCAAATGCAGGACATAACTATGATATGAATGTTGATGATCTGTATGTAACTGAAATATGTGTCGATCAAGGACCGACTTTAAAACGCATCAAGCCTCGAGCTATGGGACGTGCTGACCAAATCCGGAAACGGACGAGTCACATTACTGTGGTTGTAGGCGAGAAGAAGGAGGGCTAAACTGTGGGTCAAAAGGTTAATCCCAAAGGTCTCCGCGTCGGAATTATCCGGGACTGGGAAAGCCGATGGTATGCAGACAAAAACTACATGGAACTTCTTCATGAAGATCTGAAGATCCGTGAGTTTGTAAAAAATAAGCTTAAACAAGCAGGTTGTCCGAAGGTTGAAATTGAACGGGCAGCGAGCCGTATTAAAGTATCAGTCTATGCAGCAAAACCGGGAATTGTCATTGGACGTGGCGGCGCTGAAGTTGAAAACCTGCGTAAACAGCTTGAAGCCATAACCGGCAAGCAAGTCGCTGTCAATATCGTAGAAATTAAGAAGCCTGAGCTTGACGCCCAATTGGTTTCAGAAAACATTGCACTACAGCTTGAAAAGCGCGTATCCTTCCGCAGGGCCATGAAACAGACTGTTGGCCGTACAATGAGGCAGGGTGCACAAGGTATTAAGATTCAATGCAGCGGTCGTCTGGCTGGAGCCGAAATTGCCCGAACCGAATGGTATCATGAAGGAAAAGTACCCCTTCACACCCTGCGTGCGGATATTGAGTACGGATTTGCTGAAGCAAATACCACGTATGGAAAAATTGGTATCAAGGTTTGGATTTATAAAGGTGAGGTTCTTCCCGCCAAGAAAGTCGTCGCTCAGGTGGAAGGAGGAAACTAAATGTTAGTCCCAACCAGAGTGAAACATCGGAAACAACATCGTGGCCGTTTAACCGGTAAGGCTACGAGAGGCAATAAAGTAACTTTTGGTGAATTCGGCCTTATGGCATTAGAAGCCGGCTGGATTACAAATCGTCAAATCGAGGCAGCTCGTATTGCTATGACCCGTTACATTAAGCGTGGTGGTCAAGTTTGGATTAAGATTTTCCCTGATAAGCCTATTACTGCAAAGCCTGCTGAGACCCGTATGGGTAGTGGTAAAGGTTCGCCGGAGTATTGGGTAGCTGTTGTTAAGCCTGGTCGTGTAATGTTTGAACTAAACGGCGTAACAGAGGAACAAGCTCGCGAGGCCCTGCGTCTGGCAATGCATAAGCTCCCTGTTAAATGTAAGTTCGTTACCCGTGCAGAGCAAGAAGGAGGTGACGCAAATGAAAACTAAGGATTTCCGTGATTTGACTGATGAAGAAGTGCTGAAGGAAATCGACGAGTTCAAAACAGAACTGTTTAATTTGCGTTTCCAGTTGGCAACAGGGCAATTAGACAATCCTATGAGAATTCGTGAGGTTCGCAAAGGAATTGCCCGCGGTAAAACAATTCTACGAGAGCGCGAGTTAAAGATTGAACGTGCCTAAGATGAGAAAGGAGGCATTTTAACGTGGAAAGAGCCCAACGTAAGGTTCGTCAAGGCAAAGTTGTCAGCGACAAAATGGATAAAACTGTCGTTGTTTCAGTAGAAATCACCGAGAGTCATCCTATTTACAAAAAATCCATTACTCATACCAAAAAATATAAGGCTCATGACGAAAACAATGATGCCCACATCGGGGACACTGTTGTAATCATGGAAACTCGCCACTTAAGTAAAGATAAGTGTTGGCGCGTTGTTGAAGTTACGGAGAGAGCCATTGCTCTCTAAGTCTTGATATTTAGTTCGGAAGGGGGTCAATGAAATGATCCAGGTACAAACTAGGCTAAGGGTTGGTGACAACTCAGGCGCTAAAGAGTTAATGTGTATTCGTGTGCTCGGCGGATCAATGCGTCGCTATGCAACGATTGGCGATATTATAGTTGCTTCTGTTAAACAAGCAACGCCAGGGGGCGTTGTCAAAAAGGGAGACGTAGTTAAGGCTGTCGTCGTCAGAACCAAGAAAGAAATTAGGCGCAGCGACGGATCTTATATACGGTTTAGTGAAAACGCAGCAGTTCTCATTAAAGACGATAAGAGTCCTCGCGGAACACGTATTTTCGGACCAGTTGCCCGCGAGCTGCGTGATAACTACATGAAAATTATTTCCTTAGCACCGGAAGTTATCTAAGACCCATGATGGGTGGAGGTGAAGAAAGTGGCTGCTACTAAGCACAAGGTACAACCTAAAAAGATGCACGTTAGAAAAGGTGACTTTGTCATGATCATCAGTGGCAAAGATGCTGGTAAAAAGGGCAAGATTATTGAGGTGATTCCTAAGAAAGGCCGTGTTGTTGTAGAGAAGGCTAATATGGTTAAACGTCATACCAAACCTTCGCAAAGCATGCCTCAAGGCGGTATCGTTCAAAAGGAAGCTCCCCTGGCTAGTTCTAACGTTATGTTATACTGCCAAGAGTGTAAATCTGTTACCCGCGTAAGCTATAAGGTGACAGAAGACGGCAAATACCGAGTTTGCAAGCATTGCGGCGTGAATCTGCCGGATAAACACTAATCGCGAAAGGAGGAACCTGAGTGGCTCGTCTGTATGATAGATACCAAAATGAAATAGCTCCTGCTTTGCAGCAGAAGTTTGCTTATAAAAATGTAATGCAAATTCCCAAAGTTGAAAAAGTTGTGATCAATATGGGTGTCGGCGAAGCGGTTCAAAACTCCAAAGCGATTGATTCCGCTGTTGGAGACCTTATGAAGATCGCCGGACAAAAGCCGATTGTTACACGAGCAAAAAAATCCATTGCAGCCTTTAAACTTCGTGCAGGAATGCCCATCGGCTGTAAAGTAACACTGCGCGGAGAGCGTATGTACGAATTTATGGATCGTCTCTTAAATGTGGCTTTACCTCGTGTTCGCGATTTTCGCGGTATTTCAGGTAAGGCGTTTGATGGACGCGGAAATTATACCTTAGGAATCAAGGAGCAGCTGATCTTCCCTGAAATCGATTACGATAAGATCGATAAGCTCCGCGGAATGGATGTAGTTTTTGTAACGACGGCAAAAACCGATGAAGAAGCGCGAGAGCTGCTTCGTGGCTTCGGAATGCCATATCGTGATTAGAGAAAAGGAGGTTCAAGAACGTGGCTAAGACATCAATGGTTGTCCGCCAAAATCGTGGACAAAAATTCGCAGTGCGTTCGCATAACCGTTGCAAGCTTTGTGGACGTCCCCATGCTTACATGCGGAAATTCGGAATTTGCCGGATCTGTTTCCGGGAGTTAGCTCACAAAGGGGAACTTCCTGGAGTCACGAAGGCCAGTTGGTAAAACATTGTAAGGAAGGGGGACGACTGAAGTGTCTATGTCAGATCCGATAGCAGATTTTTTAACTCGTATCCGTAATGCTGGTATGGTATATCATGATAAAGTTGAAGTGCCGGCTTCTCGTACAAAAAGAGAGATTGCTGAGCTGCTTAAAGCAGAAGGATACATTAAAGATGTAGAATATATTGCTGATGACAAACAAGGTGTCATTCGGATGTATTTGAAATACGGTCCAAACCGTGAGCGTGTTATTACCGGTCTAAAACGGATAAGCCGTCCGGGTCTTCGTGTTTATGCGAAGAAAGATGAGCTGCCAAAAGTCCTTGGCGGACTAGGAATCGCAGTGATTTCAACATCTAAGGGGATAATGACAGATAAAAGAGCTCGAAAAGAAGGGCTTGGAGGAGAAGTAATCTCCTATATTTGGTAATTTTAGCAACGGAGGTGCAGTGAATGTCCAGAATTGGCAAGCGCCCCATTGGTATCCCCAGTGGCGTGGACTTCAAAATAGAGAATAACGTTGTTACCGTTAAGGGCCCTAAGGGGACCTTAACAA
This Desulfosporosinus orientis DSM 765 DNA region includes the following protein-coding sequences:
- the rplE gene encoding 50S ribosomal protein L5, with translation MARLYDRYQNEIAPALQQKFAYKNVMQIPKVEKVVINMGVGEAVQNSKAIDSAVGDLMKIAGQKPIVTRAKKSIAAFKLRAGMPIGCKVTLRGERMYEFMDRLLNVALPRVRDFRGISGKAFDGRGNYTLGIKEQLIFPEIDYDKIDKLRGMDVVFVTTAKTDEEARELLRGFGMPYRD
- the rpsH gene encoding 30S ribosomal protein S8, with the protein product MSMSDPIADFLTRIRNAGMVYHDKVEVPASRTKREIAELLKAEGYIKDVEYIADDKQGVIRMYLKYGPNRERVITGLKRISRPGLRVYAKKDELPKVLGGLGIAVISTSKGIMTDKRARKEGLGGEVISYIW
- a CDS encoding type Z 30S ribosomal protein S14 translates to MAKTSMVVRQNRGQKFAVRSHNRCKLCGRPHAYMRKFGICRICFRELAHKGELPGVTKASW